From a single Fusobacterium ulcerans ATCC 49185 genomic region:
- a CDS encoding phospho-sugar mutase produces the protein MEKEILKRYEMWLASDYLDKEDREELMSIKGNNAEIESRFYTDLSFGTAGMRGVRGIGRNRINKYNIRKATQGLANYIIESTGETGKKKGVAIAYDCRIGSVEYALNTALVLAGNGIKAYLFTSLRSTPELSFATRELKAQAGVMVTASHNPQEYNGYKVYWEDGAQIVEPQASGIVNGVNNVDIFKDIKMISEEEAKTKGLLEYIGKEVDDRFVEEVEKQAINRDIPGKKDFKIVYSPLHGTGRVAVQRVLREMGFDSVYTVPEQEMPDGMFPTCSYANPEDKAVFKLSTALADKIGADICLANDPDADRTGMAIRDNEGNWVYPNGNQIGVLLMNYLLEMNKNIPANGSIISTIVSTPMLDVIAKDKGIKLYRTLTGFKYIGEKIRQFETKELDGTFLFGFEESIGYLVGTHVRDKDAVVATLMISEMAAYYNSIGTTVYKELNKLYDKYGWFVEETVAITKQGKDGLEEIGRIMENLRTHEHKEVAGKKVECYKDFKLQVEKNMKTGETSKIDLPKSDVIQFILEDGTYVTARPSGTEPKIKYYICVVDSTKEKSLAKLEEIKAGFQAYVDSL, from the coding sequence ATGGAAAAAGAAATTTTAAAAAGATATGAAATGTGGTTAGCTTCAGACTATCTTGATAAAGAAGATAGAGAAGAATTAATGAGCATAAAAGGAAATAATGCAGAGATTGAAAGCAGATTCTATACAGACTTAAGTTTTGGCACTGCTGGAATGAGAGGAGTAAGAGGAATAGGGAGAAACAGAATCAATAAATATAATATAAGAAAAGCAACACAAGGACTTGCCAATTATATCATAGAAAGCACAGGTGAAACTGGAAAGAAAAAAGGAGTTGCTATAGCTTATGACTGCAGAATAGGTTCTGTTGAATATGCATTAAATACTGCTCTTGTTTTAGCAGGAAATGGGATAAAAGCTTATCTTTTTACATCATTAAGATCAACACCTGAACTTTCATTTGCTACAAGAGAATTAAAAGCTCAAGCAGGGGTAATGGTAACAGCTTCTCATAACCCTCAGGAATATAATGGATATAAAGTATACTGGGAAGATGGAGCACAAATAGTAGAACCTCAGGCAAGTGGTATAGTAAATGGGGTGAACAATGTAGATATATTTAAGGATATAAAAATGATTTCAGAAGAGGAAGCTAAAACTAAAGGATTATTAGAATATATTGGTAAAGAAGTAGATGATAGATTTGTAGAGGAAGTGGAAAAACAGGCTATCAATAGAGATATACCTGGAAAGAAAGATTTTAAAATAGTTTATTCACCACTTCATGGAACAGGAAGAGTAGCAGTACAGAGAGTATTGAGAGAAATGGGATTTGACTCTGTATATACAGTACCTGAGCAGGAAATGCCAGATGGAATGTTCCCAACTTGTTCATATGCCAATCCAGAAGATAAAGCTGTATTTAAATTAAGTACAGCACTGGCTGATAAAATAGGAGCAGATATCTGTCTTGCTAATGATCCAGATGCTGATAGAACTGGTATGGCAATTAGAGATAATGAAGGAAACTGGGTATATCCTAATGGAAATCAAATAGGAGTTCTTTTAATGAACTATCTATTAGAAATGAATAAAAATATACCAGCTAATGGATCTATAATATCTACAATAGTTTCTACTCCTATGCTTGATGTGATAGCTAAAGACAAAGGAATAAAATTATACAGAACACTTACAGGATTTAAATATATAGGAGAAAAAATTAGACAGTTTGAAACTAAAGAACTTGATGGAACTTTCTTGTTTGGATTTGAAGAATCTATTGGATATTTAGTAGGAACACATGTAAGAGATAAAGATGCTGTAGTAGCTACTTTAATGATATCTGAAATGGCAGCTTATTATAACAGTATTGGGACAACTGTATATAAAGAACTAAATAAATTATATGATAAATATGGATGGTTTGTTGAAGAAACAGTTGCTATAACTAAACAAGGCAAAGATGGATTAGAAGAAATTGGAAGAATAATGGAAAATCTTAGAACACATGAACATAAAGAAGTAGCAGGAAAAAAAGTTGAATGTTATAAAGATTTTAAACTTCAAGTAGAAAAAAATATGAAAACAGGAGAAACATCAAAAATAGATCTGCCTAAGTCAGATGTTATTCAATTCATACTTGAAGATGGAACTTATGTAACAGCAAGACCATCTGGAACTGAGCCAAAAATTAAATATTATATCTGTGTTGTAGACTCAACTAAAGAAAAATCATTAGCTAAACTTGAAGAGATAAAAGCTGGATTCCAAGCTTATGTAGATTCATTATAA
- the hemW gene encoding radical SAM family heme chaperone HemW produces MVDGIYIHIPFCLNKCNYCDFLSFKSNKESRKKYVDYLLKEIELYPSYKYNTVYFGGGTPSLLDLEDIERILEKLDIEEGAEVTLEVNPKTVDYDKLVQLKKIGINRLSIGIQSFDEKYLRILGRMHSSEEGIETYYNARKAGFENISLDLMFSLPGQSVKEVENDLKKLLSIKPEHFSIYSLIWEEGTIFFEKLKKGLLRETENEIEADMFERIIDTAEKAGYIHYEISNFSLPEKGAVHNTKYWENKEYLGIGLGASGYIDDIRYKNEMKFLEYYDSIESRTKPIMEKEEITLKEKKEYKYILGFRLLKKGVKPDGEYIEKCISLEKRGYLMKKGEYFILTRKGLMVANDVLDEFI; encoded by the coding sequence TTGGTAGATGGAATATATATACATATTCCTTTCTGTTTAAACAAATGCAATTACTGCGATTTTCTATCATTCAAATCTAATAAAGAGAGCAGAAAGAAATATGTAGATTATTTATTGAAGGAAATAGAATTATATCCTTCATATAAATATAATACAGTTTACTTTGGGGGTGGTACCCCCTCTCTTTTGGATTTAGAAGATATAGAAAGAATATTGGAAAAACTAGATATAGAAGAAGGAGCAGAGGTAACTCTTGAAGTAAATCCTAAAACTGTAGATTATGACAAACTTGTCCAATTAAAAAAAATCGGAATAAACAGATTGAGTATAGGAATACAATCATTTGATGAAAAATATTTGAGAATACTTGGAAGAATGCATTCTTCTGAAGAGGGAATAGAAACTTATTATAATGCAAGAAAAGCTGGATTTGAAAATATAAGTCTTGATTTGATGTTTTCACTGCCAGGACAAAGTGTGAAAGAAGTAGAAAATGATTTGAAGAAACTGTTAAGTATAAAGCCAGAACATTTTTCTATTTATTCACTTATTTGGGAAGAGGGAACTATATTTTTTGAGAAACTGAAAAAAGGACTTCTAAGAGAAACTGAAAATGAAATAGAAGCAGATATGTTTGAAAGAATAATAGATACAGCTGAAAAGGCAGGATATATTCATTACGAAATATCTAATTTTTCTCTACCTGAGAAGGGAGCTGTCCATAACACAAAATACTGGGAAAATAAAGAATATCTAGGAATTGGATTAGGAGCTTCTGGATATATTGATGATATAAGATATAAAAATGAGATGAAATTTTTAGAATATTATGATAGTATAGAAAGTAGAACAAAACCAATTATGGAAAAAGAAGAGATAACTTTGAAAGAAAAAAAGGAATATAAATATATTCTAGGTTTTAGACTTTTAAAAAAAGGAGTTAAGCCAGATGGGGAGTATATTGAAAAGTGTATATCTCTTGAAAAAAGAGGTTATCTTATGAAAAAAGGTGAATATTTTATTTTGACCAGAAAAGGACTTATGGTTGCAAATGATGTATTAGATGAATTTATATGA
- a CDS encoding YggS family pyridoxal phosphate-dependent enzyme: protein MGDIKKNISEIEEDIKKHSLNPEKSRFIAVTKYVGPEEMLPIIDCGVKVFGENKAQVMKDKQEKFNEMGIKDVEWHFIGNLQKNKVKYIAEYVKMIHSVNKLSLAQEIDKRAKQYNRIIDVLLEINIAGEESKEGYDLEELYKELPQLMELKNINIIGLMTMAPFVEDEELLRSVFKRLREIKDELNEKWFKGKLVELSMGMTNDYKIALEEGATLIRIGRKIFQ from the coding sequence ATGGGTGATATAAAAAAGAATATTTCAGAAATAGAAGAGGATATAAAAAAGCACTCATTAAATCCTGAAAAGTCAAGATTTATAGCTGTTACAAAATATGTAGGGCCAGAAGAGATGCTTCCAATAATAGATTGCGGAGTAAAAGTTTTTGGAGAAAACAAAGCTCAGGTTATGAAGGATAAACAGGAAAAATTTAATGAAATGGGAATAAAAGATGTAGAATGGCATTTCATTGGAAATCTTCAAAAAAATAAAGTTAAGTATATTGCTGAGTATGTAAAAATGATACATTCAGTAAATAAACTCTCTCTTGCTCAAGAGATTGACAAAAGAGCAAAACAGTATAATAGAATCATTGACGTTCTTCTTGAAATAAATATAGCTGGAGAAGAGAGTAAGGAAGGATATGATTTGGAAGAGCTGTACAAAGAACTTCCTCAGTTGATGGAACTGAAAAATATAAATATAATTGGACTTATGACTATGGCTCCATTCGTTGAAGATGAAGAGCTGTTGAGAAGTGTATTTAAAAGATTAAGAGAAATAAAAGATGAATTGAATGAAAAATGGTTTAAAGGAAAATTGGTTGAACTTTCTATGGGAATGACTAACGACTACAAGATAGCATTGGAAGAAGGGGCAACATTGATAAGAATAGGCAGAAAGATTTTTCAATAG
- a CDS encoding cell division protein SepF produces MKKKEGGKNSFKVFQDLKELLGIDNPETNEIDEMDGLEGLDETGIIEVNSNGKDIETSAPKESTSLNLGGYGKSSSSLEAELNAGGNYQTIFVDPKTFADCKKIAAYIKSDKMVTLNLEYLDLPTAQRLMDFLAGAMSIKGASFIEISKKVYTAVPKSMKVYYEGKKDSKGRTILDFGREEK; encoded by the coding sequence ATGAAAAAAAAAGAAGGCGGAAAAAACTCTTTTAAAGTTTTTCAAGATTTAAAAGAACTTTTAGGGATAGATAATCCTGAAACAAATGAAATAGATGAGATGGATGGACTGGAAGGTCTTGATGAAACAGGAATAATTGAAGTTAATTCTAATGGAAAAGATATTGAAACTTCTGCTCCAAAAGAAAGTACATCATTAAATCTAGGTGGATATGGCAAATCTTCTTCAAGTCTAGAAGCAGAATTGAATGCTGGAGGAAATTATCAAACTATATTTGTAGATCCTAAAACTTTTGCTGATTGTAAAAAGATAGCTGCATACATAAAGAGTGATAAAATGGTAACTTTAAATCTGGAATATCTTGATCTGCCTACAGCTCAAAGATTGATGGATTTCCTAGCAGGAGCTATGAGTATAAAAGGTGCCAGTTTTATTGAAATAAGTAAAAAAGTATATACTGCTGTTCCTAAGAGTATGAAAGTATACTATGAAGGAAAAAAAGACAGTAAAGGAAGAACAATTTTAGATTTTGGAAGAGAGGAAAAATAG